The DNA sequence tttatgaggaccatcataaatcctgcttagatattcaagatctgtggcttccaaacacatagTCATCCTGACTTttcagattggatattcatgtatcttcaggattggcaccttgattgcttcatacctattCATGTTGCTGCTAATATGTGATGTGGCTAGGGGTGGTGGTTTTGGATTCTGTGGTTCTTCTTCTTTAGTAGACATTGAAGATTGATTGTCATATCTAAAACTGTTTATATgtcaacagcaagctctgataccaattgttaggtccataatcaactatagaggggggtgaatacagtttattcaaataattcgacaaagcttcaacaggataaccagtttttatattaacagttAAAAACTGATTATAAATGTACTCTCttaaaaggatgaacaaatatccttgagagctgctaggttatgcgaagGATATAATAATGTTTGTAATGCTTATAACATGAACCTAAcctgtgctttatatagagcacaactacacaatcaaataaggaatcatattctattataataaggaaacctatccatatatgattgcttctgagatgaAGTCTTTCACCATCTTGAATTCCTATTTCctttccttatcgaagatcaatTGATGTGATAAATACTGACTACATCATTCGCTGACATCATCATCCGCTAATATCATTATCCATTAatatcatcatccattgatatcatcattcgttgatataagttctgatgtgaacttctgatagtttcagctgatatcatcaattgcttctaacATGCTACATAAGtggcggtaaggctaactcatatGCAACTTTCTCTACTCTCTTCAGTATTTCAAACGATCCAACATAATATGGTTTAAATTTTCCATTtttgccaaatctggtcaatcccttccatggtgatatcttcagcagtacGGGTTCTCCCACGTTGTATTACATAGCATTCCTGGCTTGGTCTACATATTTTCGTTGTCGATTCTGCGCTGCTTCTAATCACTTCTGAATAAGTTCCACTTTCTCTTTAGTTTGCTTGATCAATTCTGGACGTAAAATTTTCtgttcaccaacttcatcccaatatactagAGATCTACATTTCCTCCCGTATAAAGCTTCATcgggtggcattccaatgctcgccgtgatagctattattgtaggAGAATTCCACTAacggtaaatgctcatcccaaccGCCTTCAAAATCCAatgcacatactcgtagcatatcttcaattgtctggattgttctttctCTTTTCCCATCTTTTTGTTGGTGGTATgtggtgctcatatttaacttgttacCCAAGCATTCTTGAAATAGTCTCCAGAATCTCGAATTGAAATGAGGATCTCAATCGGAAACAAttgatacaggaactccatgtcgcatcataatttctttgagatataaaTGCACTAACTTATCAAGCGTAGAACCTTTTGTTGATCGGATGAAAATGTGTTAACTTCGTTAGTCTGTCAATAATCACCCAAATTGTATCATGATTTTCCTTGgttcttggaagtcctaccacgaaatccatcgcaatatgttcccatttccatgctggaatatctagtggttgcAGTAATCTACTAGAACGCTGATGTTCTTCCTTGACCCGatggcacgtataacatttacttacccattccgcTATCTCCTTCTTTatgtctggccaccaaaagttaTCCTTTAGATCTCGATACATTTTGGTATTACCTGGATGAATAGAGTATCTTGAGCTGTTGGTGTCTCGTAAGATTTCTTCTTTCAATTATGTGACATTAGGTCTCGAGGAAAATCATAGAATTACTTTGTCATACTTCTGACTTCAAATCTCTTCTCTATTTAAGCTTTCACTTTCGTGTTTCATTATCTTTTCTTGACATCTTtgaatcttttctaacaattctggttGAAACGTTATTGCATAATTCATTTCAGTGGACTGCTCTGGAATACGAACTTCATTTTCCAATTTCTCAAATTTCCTGATAAATTCTTCTGGGGAAGTTAACACGTTTAATATTTATTTTCTGCTCAACATATCTTCTACGACATTTTCCTTCCCCGGATGATAGTTAATTAAAACATTGttatctttgatcaattctatcCATCGTCGTTGTCttatattgagctccttctgagtgaagatatacttcaagcttttatgatcaGTGTAAATTTCACACTTCTCACCGTATAGATAATGTGTCCAAAGTTTCAATGTGAATACAATTGCAGCTAATTCCAATTCATGAGTCggatacttttgttcgtgagATTTCAATTTTCTGGAAGCATATGCAATCACGTTACCATATTGTATCAGTACACATCCCAGTCCTTTATAAGAAGCGTCACTATAGAtaacaaagtctccttgatcgtctggaaaaACCAACACATGTGTAGTTACCAATTGGTTATTTaattcctgaaagctttcctcgtATTTTTCATTCTATATTAAACTTTTCGTTTTTCGAGTCAACTTCGTaaatggcgtagctatctttgtaaaatctttaacgaatctttgataataaccagctaatcccataaaacttctgacttccgtaggtgtctttggtctttcccaattcaaaatagcttcaatctttgctggatctaCTTTAATTCCCTCGATACCAATCACATGGCCTAAAAATTGTACCTCTTTTAGCCAAAACTCGCACTTAGAAAATTTTGCGAAAAAGTCGTTCCTTTCTTAAGATTTCCAAAGTGATTCTCAGGTGCTCTGTATGTTCTACTTCATTCTTTGAATAGATCAGAATgtcatcgataaacacaatcaCAAACTAATCCAAGTATTTCTAAGAAACTCTGTTCATCGGATCCATGAATGCCACTGGTGCATTAGTCAATCCGAACGCCATTACTAAGAACTCGTAGTGACAATACCTGGTACAAAATGCAGTTTTAGGAATATCCTCATCCTTAATATTCAGTTAATGATaacccgatcttaaatcaatctttgagaacCATGTTGCTcattttagttgatcaaataaatcatcaatcttCAGTAAAGGATATCttttcttaatggttaatttgtTCAGCAcacgatagtcgatgcacaatcttatgctaccgtccttcttcttaacaaatagtactggtgcaccccatgaaGATATACTAGGTCTTATAATCCCTTTACCCAAAAGATCTTGTAACTTTGtagccaactctttcatttccactAGTCCCATTCGATATGGTGCTTTTAAAACTAGTTCagtacctggtgctagatcaataGTAAACTCAATTTCACAATCCAGGGATAACCCTGGAAGTTTATcaggaaatacgtctggaaattcacatacaactggaatatcttcaattcTTGGACCTTCTTTGTTAACATCCAACACATAGGCTAGATAAGATttacatccttgacgtagcaatcacTTAGTCTGCATCATCATGAGGAATTTCTTCTTCTATTTCTCACCCCTAAATATTACCATTACATCGTATGCGGTTCGTAgattcactttcttatttgcacAATCAATTTGGGCATTATGACCGGCTAAcaaatccattcctaatatagCATCAAATTCACccaacttgaaaggtatcaagtcagcagaaaagtgaTGTCCTGCTATTTTGATGTCACACTCTGGATATACCCGATCCACGGGAACTTGGTCATAATTAATTAACTTTATTATTAACGTTTCACCCAACCATTGAACTTCACAACATTACTTATCAacaaattcttcagaaataaaagatcttgtagctccagaatcaattaatacttttgcaTATATGGAGTTCACAGAAAGCGTACCTACAACTACGCTTGGATTCTGCACTGCCTCCTTCGTTGTCATGTTAAAAGTCATTGCCTTGGGCTGATTCTGTTGTGGTGGTGGCGGTGGTACCATAATCCTCAGAACATTTACAGCTATAGCTGGTCCTTTACAATCCCTGGTAATATATCCTTTTTTCCCACACTGGGAACATGTAGCATCTATCTTTCCTATTGGGAATTCATTGGAATAATGCCCCTTCTGCTTGTATATGAAACCTGTAACATTCGACTTATTATAGACACCCATATGTTTTTCTGACCACATGTCTTACAGTCCGGCAATGGTGGTGTTGCTATCCTCTGCTGATTTTTAACTTTGAAATGATTACCTGATCTTTGGTTTCCCTGCTCTGACTTTCTGAAGTTCATATTTGTCCGGGCCTGAAATCCCGGCTTCTTATTGAAACGGCTCTGAAAATTTCCTTGTCCCCTTTCTTTCTGGGACATCTCACTCTCTTCTTCAATTATCATAGCTTTCCGATGATGGATGTATATCTTGTCAATTTAAAAATTGCTACTCCGCTTTGAATCCATGACTTCAACCCCTGTTGAAATCTCTTCGCCCGATTTTCTTCCGTGTCTACCTGCTCTGGCACAAACCTAGACAACTCAATAAAGTTTGTCTCATACTCTGCCACTGACAGGCTTCCTTTCTTTAACTCTAGAAACTTTAactccatctggttcttcatatagcatggaaaatacttctccaaacATAACTCGGTAAACCTATCCCATGCCATAATATGAGTACCTTCTAAAGCCCtctttgattcccaccaataattatCTTCTCCTTTTAGAAAGTAACATGGAAATTCAGTCTTTTGATCTTCCTCAACTTTCACTAATGCAAATGCTTTCTCAATATCCTTTAACCATATCCCGACTTTAGTAGGATCTGCGGAACCTTCGAACTCTGGTGGATTTACTGCCTGAAACTGCTTGAAGGTAATAGTGGGTATAACTTGTGGTGGATTTTGAAGTTGTTGTTGATGCAACATCTATTGTTGTTGGATTTTTTGGTACATCATGGCCATTTATTGTTGCATCAAATtaacatttggttcatggtttgATTAGTCTGTTCTTCAGGGTCATTGTTTGAAGTCTCAGACCTGGTCTTTCatttaggtgccatttttctggtgATAAGACAAGCAATTTATTTAATAATCCACTAAACAGTGATAATCGgtaaataaaaatacaatttaaaTTTTACTAGAACAGGTaatttaaataaatcaaacataTTTTTTTAACAGTCCTATTCCACATAACATCATtatcaaataattttattatcctTTCACAAGTCAAACACAATTTGAAAATATGGAAATGGACTACAGGATAAATaagaaaatataaataatacAAAACTGaagtttaaataaataaaagaaaagaggTTGCAAAAGGtctatatatatcaacatcagcAAGTGtgagtgcttgatacaaaagACTATCAACTACTACTGCTGACTACAAACCAAAACTGTGAGATATCCACACATAATCTCACTACTACAATCTATACCTTCCTCTATTAATATATCACACATATCATACATCCAGTGTCTATCAGTCTAGTCGTCCTCAGTAGCCCAGCAGTGCTCGATCAACCTACTAACAAAGTGACACTAGTATCACCTGAACGAGTCTGACTACACGTTAGTACTTGGAATAAGTGTGGACTCCCTCATGCTGTAACTCCTCCAACTCTCAAGAGGCTCCTATATAAATCTTCCTGATCCCCTCTCACAGGAAGTGATCTCGCTATAGTGTCGCCAATGGTCCTGTCTCTCGACGATCTATCATACCCAAAATCTTCCTGCACTGTGCTCTCCAGAAGTCATACTCCTTCCTCATACTAGAAAACTCTCTGTATGGTACAATATGTGGCTCTCCTATGTGTTCAACCGATCCCCTCGATATCACTCCTATAGCCTCGGCCAAACCCTGCTGTACTACCTTAGGAACTGGACCTAGTGGAACTACCGGCTGGTCAACCTCATGCTCACCCATACCTTCCATCTGGGGCATCTGGAATATATCAGGAACTGGTGCATAAACAGCTAAGGGAAATGGATCAACTACCTGATGTGGCTCGAAATCCTGTTAATAGTGGTATACTGGTGGTGGATGTAGTTCGAAACCTAGTGGATAGCCTATCTGATCTGGTATATGTACTGGAGCCGGTGGATCTGCTGGTACATGCTCTCCGCGTCTACGCTCTGGCGAAGTCTCTATCTGATAAAATAATTATAACATAAGAGAAAGTCAACTTTTTATCCTAAATCCACaaatgtaatatcccatatttttagaattattataattattatttgaatatatatatgtgtttttatgatttagaaggaataaaatgatGGATATTTGATTCATGTTTGATGAGTTTGTCTTATTAAATGGTAAtatgctaattgttaagtgttatatcgatccttattaatttctgaaaatatttacttaaatgtattattttcgAAAGTTATTTTAAACCGATCTTATTGATATTGGTAAATTGAATTTGTTTTATAATATCCAAGGTATATCGtgtaattatatttttttatcaataaataatcattatgtgattattatgtgaatttttggtgaattatctcgTAACTGAAAttgatatttggatgtttatCTGGGGTAAAATTtcagtattttaatttttatatggcgagaataaagtatagataattgtaatatttttctggtaatttataggttgttatatgattttataaataatttatagatttaataaattattttctaagtaattataaattactttataaaaccgggaatcgtccaactttaaCCATTTTTGTGTTTTTAGAACCTGAAAGTCTTCGAAAAACTCcatcctaacctaatttgattattctgaacatttttcgtgttttgagtttttcgatccggagtacggtttgacccgtatgaGTCCCGGCGCagaattttcgatacgataatcgtttcggtaaatcaataaaacccttATTCTggaaagacgggatattttgattaaattattacATTATCTTCTCGTAGAGTATTCTATAAGAAGCCCGATTTCAATATTTATCCAAATCTTGTACCAAATTgaatcgtttttatagttacttaccggctaagtaatctattttcggatccgatatgatccaacgagtattaatattccataagtataaatagttgaatttctattttatttttcataattatctaaaaatcagatatttatttatttattttatttttcagaaaaaataaaaaaacccTTTAAATTGTTCTTGGAGGTTTCAATCCATTCTTGATCTTAATCTTGCGATATCTGGAGATCCGTTTCTTCGTTTCTGATGATCTAGtagtcaaatcgaagctctcTTCGAGCCCGTTATTTTGATAATAGAATCATCAACTCAGGTGGAGTAATTCTCAAAAACGTAGTTCATCATTTTAGTACGAATTGGGTTCTTGATTTTCAGGAgtttttggttgtttttgatgttaggattagcttTAACATGTTATTTAGAGTCGATTTATGTGCTTGCTTGCATCGTTTGATTACCAGATGGCTATAGTCGAGTTTTTGgtttttttagtttttaaattttgattttcgGGATTGTAGGTTGATTGTTTGATATTTAGGatgatgttaggtcacacacactgtagaagggggttgaatacagtgtttagcacaatcaaatcgattataagaactcaagtaacagaaaacagattttattcaacacaataaattatgttacaatatggaacttctttcagtgatgaacaaattatcacgagagctgctagagttacaaagaataataacttcgataattgtaacacttatagtgtaaactttatgcctgtgtttatatactacacagttacaagataaattctaattaatatggaatataattctgcttcctaaaatatatcaaccagttatcttttaatccaagtattctattcttcatagaattccttcttcatgcatatttatttatgtcttagtctcgatcttctttcctttcaatcaaacgcctgccttatctgaaagtcatcttaagtcctgatattctcctgataaatatcttttgATCACTTAAGatttgataacttaagttctgatatcttaatttctgtcttcagtataagtgctgatttccagtttagtactgatttgtccagttaggtaagatctgaaaactaaacacaaatcatattacacatgacattatcaaatatatctaacaatctcccccaacttataaattagcataatatacaagttcaacagatatttgatgatgtcaaaaacattaagtacaaatgcatgataATTTGACTatataactacaacttatagtcctttcagctttaccatctttaacttctaataacagcttcagtctgtatgcacttcagaatttaagcagttgtagatctttgacttggattcaattttaatttctgatctctttgatatcaggaggtgtcctgagatagttcttcaacaaacatctcttaGCATATTCAAGTttattaaccatcctccttttagcatttatcaattcagctgtatcttctccagtttgaaaaatagctgctctgagatcatttatcttagattttcttatctcctaatctagtctaatcagatatgcctagtcagactctagattgaattccacagctttataacccagaaaagtagttataatcttagcagagttaggcttcatatcgacaatattacctttgtgatctctgtacttgggacagtatgtgctgtcagactttacagaataaatcttcttctgtctttgaatttgagactttaaatatcctgcagcactatctgttaatctgtctttcacttgaagtagaaatagaacatgttccagttcttcaaaatacttcagtggtatagcattctgcctaatttggtatacccttccatctgtcataaaatataacaagatatgctCTTTCAAGAAGGTGTGGTTAAgcatttgtacagattcaagtcgattcaatctttcaggagttgctccaacacctggttcatttaaggaagttggattatcggtagtgttatgtactcttctttcatcagaactacccaatccggatttatctcttgcttcctttcttgtaataactcttgctttaaaaccactagttgcagtcttcaaaggttgagcctgtttagctttggtgaatcctggtaggagtatctttgaaggtttaacatgagcaatgtcagaggtttccttttccttatcttctgatatcaagccaacttgagctaagtcagaggttgcttgcttcactgtcatatcagaacttactacatcttgactctgaacaataTGAGCCATGTCAggggttgtttgagaaatcttctttgaaatcagagtaagactagtatcttcttcatcatcagttatttcttcatccatgactggcatataaacctttacaggttcatcaactttttcttttcccttggaccttggatcaatttccatttgtgatttgactttgattgcctcagaatttgttctttcctttttcacaatacccttaggttttagaaattttctttcaacaacaaaagctttagattttgtcttgacaccttctgctttgagtctagattcttcttcctttagactctcaaagtcgattcctggattttctttaagaaataactcccttgaaatttcttcatcaagttccagatgttacgaccggcattttatgtaatattatttgtgaataatattaagttaaataaaaatatattcaatgcttgtacgtttgtgtgagtgaaaatttctgcattataaatttgctttgggtagtatatgatttttcaaagcaagaatttatttaatttctttatttttgatttataaggaatattctaagctttggaaaaattttcttttaaaagacattttgaacacaaattgtgaaaatgattttataaagtctctaaaaatacaagttaatttatggtagaaattttataatttttgaacttgtattttattatataaaaataaatctttgaaaattagttgcttaataattatcaaattacatgattacccttgcatgcaaactctcttctatttcaaccaaggggcaaggagggcaattccaaccccactcactttcattttactagccacattactattttgtccttgcatgcaaatctacctaactatgattggaaggttactattgtaatttctctcatccactcacttatgggcaaataaaaaccaagtaaacatgacaaacacaccactttcactccaccatttccacacttctcctCCCTCCTCCTTCTCCTCTCGGCCCTTCCCCcctcctctcgggtttttagccgaaaacctaccccctccccttttcttcattccacattcaagtttccaccttccatacaagtaaatattacttcctatatcatgatcattcatatttcaaagagttttaagtagaaagtttaagtttaagggttgcatgtaaaggttttagtaaaactcaaaatacaatcttgattcttatggatttaaggttgttttcgagaggactacaataaatggataagtgccaagtcttgagaaggaaactcttgatgatttaatggccatttccatccatttcattcggccatgaccatatgggagccgaatgaatggtccttgaaatcattcttgttgttttgttcaatttttgcatgtttatgtgataatgacttgaattttgtggtgaaaatttgataaaactccttgcatgctaagtgatcatctaggtataccttatgctaggcttgcatgtcaattttaagatggaacatatgtagaaaatatgttgttttggtttgaaaaacccgaaggcatgcatgcatgtggaattctcttagtttgttgtaagattttgatcatttggaaaagattttgttagtgagccttaatttcagtaggaataatgtgataatattgatttatgcttcttgttgcatggtaataatttgtggttatcttttataaaaatatatatcttgttgtttcaaaagcatgaagatttgcaATTTGctaagagtagtctcttttattttgccatagttgcaccataggtaaggatgatctcaccaagggtattttgagaaaaagggagttagttcagtagaataccaagtataggtcttggtttaagtatttagttgttgttagttgggtttgtcaagtcaaaaccttggaaaatgagagttatagtttctgcagaaaaatcagtttagtaccctgaggtttagagtgagttttgactatgTCATTGATgtcactttgaggcccaagccaccagaagttagtatgtggagtatataataggttttaggagttggttggaggtttgcatgtcatttggttaggtgcacaagtagaataacaaaatctgtccagcaggggacagttttgttgcaacttagaaatagggagatttggccatgtcatgggtaggccctcattaggcccaattgggccttagttagaggatatgtcagagaagtttttccaaccatagttcataggatatgagctagaaccatgtgtcacaagttaattcaagtcagggcattttctgcccagaaaaacaggggaaccttggacttttagcttaggcccaagaaggcccaagccaggcctatgagccacatcaagcttgtgagatgcccttaggtcaggagagtcttgtgtaaaaattttgaagaaaaacttgtggtttaagagtgtctaatgcactcaagaaaccttagttaccattctgaaatttgcaccagtgagcactttcacttatcacatagttttaggacacttagaagtgagtattaggtcgaccaccatagttgtaagatagtataaggtcagtagaacaaaaggcacaagtgagggtcaataggttttggataatttaggaaaggcacattgagttaggaagcccaaattcgaagacttcgtttagttagcgaccaagtaacttaagtggtgagtcgagatcatccgagcctagtgtggcattatggtgtatgtgatgttatttggtattaatatacgatatgtgattatgtggctacgtgtgtacatttgaaaatataaatggtggatatgaattaagtgtgtataggcctaagtgccatccatgtttaatttcgggttgtaaataggttaagatggaaagaatatattataatgaggattattattatttatgtaggatctcgagacgagggaaaacttgccataaaagtcgagtgaagctccagttgttgctcctaccagtcagaccagaccagtctatctcaaggcaagtgatttaacttgaccttcgtatttactgtaaacagttcatatatatatcgatgcaattatcctgagtctttttgatatatttaaatcaagcgtatcttttgtttatctttgagttacatagagatgccatgaaccctcgagtacgtattgcaagtagttcaaaagtctttcatgatagtttaatgccatgataaaatagagatctgttataataccttattgatccttttgattatcatgctattgatccctgagaaatcttgatattgcaccctgatgctttgattcaactcttgaaataacctcgatagaaactttatcttgatacctaaaaaccaatcttttcttaaattcattcatgattgtttgataaccctatccttaccctaaaagcttgataccctgttatatcttgagctgatgatcacttcctttatattttaacacctctatcctat is a window from the Apium graveolens cultivar Ventura chromosome 1, ASM990537v1, whole genome shotgun sequence genome containing:
- the LOC141660485 gene encoding uncharacterized protein LOC141660485; protein product: MLHQQQLQNPPQVIPTITFKQFQAVNPPEFEGSADPTKVGIWLKDIEKAFALVKVEEDQKTEFPCYFLKGEDNYWWESKRALEGTHIMAWDRFTELCLEKYFPCYMKNQMELKFLELKKGSLSVAEYETNFIELSRFVPEQVDTEENRAKRFQQGLKSWIQSGVAIFKLTRYTSIIGKL